The Pseudoalteromonas carrageenovora IAM 12662 DNA window ATTGTGCTTGGTGAGCATAAGCGTGAAATGGTGTACTCACGTATTGCACGGCGCATACGAGAAAGAAAACTAACAGATTTTAGTACTTATTTAGCTTATTTAAATAGCCATAAAGATCAGGAGTTTGATGCATTTATTAATGCGTTAACAACTAACTTAACTTCATTTTTTCGTGAATCCCATCACTTTGATTATCTAAAAAAACAATTAGTCCCCGCTTTGTTAGTACAAAATAAAAACAGTCGACGAGTACGAATTTGGTCGGCTGGATGCTCAACAGGAGAAGAGCCATATAGCCTAGCAATGGCGTTACATGAGTTATTTCCTAGCAACTGGGACGTTAAGATTTTAGCGACAGACCTAGACTCTAATGTACTTAAAAAAGCACATACAGGTGTCTATAGCGCGGCTAATGTAAATGGGTTAGATGATGCGTTGTTAAAGCGTTGGTTTTTAAAAAGTAAAGATGGCGAAAGCTATAAGGTTAAACCAAAGCTACAGCAGTTAATTTCTTTTAAACGCTTAAATTTATTACAAAATTGGCCAATGAAAGGGCCCTTTGATTTAATTTTATGCCGTAACGTTGTTATTTACTTTGATAAAGACACTAAAGATTTATTATTTAAACGTTATGCAAAAATACTCGCTCCACATGGGCATTTATTTTTAGGTCACTCAGAAACCATGGGCAAAGAGCATACTGAGTTTAAAAATTTAGGCAAAACTATGTACCAAAAGGCCGCCGATGCACGCACAGTTTAAAGGGGTTCTTCCTGGGTTTGAGCATATAAAGCGTTATTGGGACTCTGGGCGAGAAAGTGTGGTCGCTAAAATTTTACCGGGTGAGTTTTATGTATCAAAAAATAATGAACTGATATCAACCGTTTTAGGCTCTTGCATTGCGGCATGTGTATACGATGAAAAATTAGGAATTGGTGGCGTTAATCACTTTATGTTGCCGGTAAAAAAAGGTGAGCATGTAGAAGGTGCACATAGTTTAAGCGGGCGATACGGCAATTGGGCTATGGAGTATTTAATTAACGAAGTGCTCAAAAATGGCGGATCACGCAAAAATTTAAAAATTAAACTCTTTGGTGGCGGGCGAATAATAAGTGCGATGACAGATATTGGGTTGGGTAATATAAGTTTTGCGAATGCCTACATAAAAGAAGAAGCGCTTAATTTAGTTGCTCATGATATGGGTGGACCTTGGCCTAGGAAAATTTTTTTTCATCCGCATACTGGTAAAGTGCACGTAAAAAAACTTAAAAATCTTCATAACAATACAATTGAAAAACGCGAAGTTAAATACTTACAAAATCTTCAACAGCAAGATAAAAAAACAGATATTGAACTGTTTTAGGGGTGCATATGATAAAAGTATTAATAATTGATGACTCTCCATTAATTAGGCAGTTACTTACCGAGATTTTAGGCCAAGCTAACGACATAAAAGTTGTAGGTTGTGCTGAGGATCCTTACGAAGCGCGGGAAATGATAAAAAAGCTTAACCCTGATGTGCTGACTCTTGATGTTGAAATGCCAAAAATGGATGGTATTAGTTTTTTAAAAAATTTAATGCGGCTCAGGCCAATGCCCGTAGTGATGATTTCTACTTTAACAAAAAAAGGTTCACCTATTACGTTAGAGGCATTAGAGCTCGGTGCAGTAGATTTTATAGCTAAACCCACCGTTAATGTTAAAGAACACATGAGCCATTACAGTGCTTTAGTACAACAAAAAGTAAGAGTCGCTGCAGGTGCAAGGGTAAGAGGTTTTAAAAAGCCTATATCTAATGAGCCTATTGCAGCTAACACGCAGTTTTTGTTGAACAAGGTCATTGCAATAGGAGCATCTACCGGTGGTACAGAGGCTATTAAAGAGGTGTTAATTAAAATGCCAAAAAACTGCCCACCCATTGTTATTACGCAGCATATCCCTCCAGGCTTTAGTGCTTCTTTTGCGCAAAGAATGGATCGTACATGTACCATAAATGTGAAAGAAGCAGAACAAGGGGATAAGCTAACAGCAGGCAACGCCTATATTGCTCCTGGTGGATTACACTTGAGTATTGTTAAGCGAGGGGTGGGTTTATATTGCCAGCTTGATGATAACGAGCCCGTAAATAGGCATAAACCTGCGGTAGATGTTTTATTTAACTCATTAATACAAACAGGTGCAAAAAATGTCGTCGCTGCAATACTTACAGGCATGGGGAGCGATGGTGCACAAGGCTTACTTGGTTTAAAGCAAAGCGGGGCATATACAATGGCGCAAGATGAGTATTCATCCGTTGTGTGGGGAATGCCTAAGGCAGCAATTGATATTGGGGCTGAAAACGAAGTCGTAGCGCTAGATAAAGTTACCCAGCGCCTTTTAAGCCAAGCTATTAAGGTTTAGCGTTTTCGATAACCCATGGTTGTGAAAACCAAAAGTAACTTCCTGGGTTTGAAATAGAAGGCGCAGTACAATTAAAGCGTGAACGGCCTTTATTAAGTACTTTTGGTGAGGTTATTTCTACTGTGCTTTCACTGATCCAGTTTAAATCTGCTTGGCCTACGCTTGATACGTAACAAGCAAATTGGCTTTTATGAAAATCACCCATATTAAACGTCACCGTAAGCATAGGTGGGTTTTGCTCTGTCACGCTGTCTTTGTAAGTTAGTTTAGTAATATTAAAAGCTCGTGAATTAAGCTTAGTAATAAGTGTTTCTAATTTACTATAAAAACCAGATGCCGGAAAACGCGGTAAACGGCTAAAGTTAGAATCTTTATTTACCGCCCCTGAGTGCTGGCCAATACCAATAAAGCCGAGCTCTGTTACCAGTGCTTGTAGCTCGTTATTAAACTCACCATACGGATAGGCTAAGTATTTATAATCTTGTCCGGTTTCTTCTTTTATGCGTTTTTGCGAATCTAGAATGTCTTTTTTAATACGAGAGCGCCACTGAGCATTTGTTTCGTTTTCAAGCTTGCGATGTAAGTAATCGTGTTGCCCACTGTGATTAGCAATCAAAGCGCCTTTTTTAGCGAGTTCTTTTAGTTTATCCCAACCCATAACGTAGCTCATGCCTTCATCTATTAATTTTGGGTTTACAAAAATAGTGTATGGGTAGCCAAACTTTTCTAAAATAGGCGCTGCTTGTTCGTAGTTATTGTTGTAGCCATCATCAAAAGTAATGGCAACGGTTTTATCGGGCAGGGTTTCACTTTGCTCTAGAGCACTAATCAACTCATTAAGCGCAATAACCTTAAAGTCATGCTCTTTTAAATAACTCAAATGCTTAGTAAATGTATTTGCACTAACGCTTGTTACAGCGGGTAGAGTTTCGCTAACATGATGATACTGTAAAATTACGGCTGCTTGAGCACGTACAGATACACTAATGAGGATAAATAATACTAAATGAAACAATTTCTTATACATAATAAGGCACACCATAAAAGCTTGCTGTTGTTAGCGGGTCCGATGATACTATCAAATATCACAGTGCCATTGTTAGGAATTGTTGATACCGCCGTAATAGGCCACTTAGGTAGTGCTCATTATTTAGCTGGTATTGCCTTAGGCTCCGCTGTTATTTCTATTTTATTCTGGCTCGCTGGTTTTTTAAGAATGAGTACCACGGGACTGGTTGCTCAAGCATATGGAAAAAACGATTTAACTCAGCTTGCTGCTTTACTTAAACGAAGCTTATTGCTTGCAAGTGCAGTTGCTGTGTTATTAATTGTGTTATCCCCCTTAATAAAACACGCTATAGCTTATCTTTCAGCTGCGCATAACGATGTACTTATTCAAGCCTATCAGTACTTTAGCATTCGAATTTTTAGTGCTCCAGCAGCATTATGTAATTTAGTGTTACTCGGTTGGATGCTTGGTGTGCACTATGGCAGAGGGCCATTTTATCTTTTATTAGTGACTAATATAACTAATATCGTGCTTGATATTTACTTTGTTGTGTACTTAGATTGGGCGGTTGCAGGGGCTGCGTGGGCATCACTTATTGCCGATTATACTGCTTTAGCATTTGCCTTAATTTTGGTTGTAAAACTAGCCAAAAAACAAGGGATCGAATTAAGCACGCCGCATTGGCTTAGTATTAGCAAAATGGCTGAGTTACTAAGTTTAAACCGCGATATATTTATTCGCTCTTTAATACTGCAAGTATGTTTTAGCTTTATGACATTTTACGCGGCGCGTATTGGCGAAACCACATTAGCGGCCAATGCTGTTTTACTCAACTTTTTAATGTTGGTGAGCTTTGCCCTAGATGGAATTGCGTATGCCGCAGAGGCAAAGGTAGGGCAGGCGAAGGGCCAACAAAGCGTTAAAAAAATAAGGATGTGGGTTAAAATTAGTGTATTTTGGGGAATGCTTTTTGGCATTTTATACAGTGCCTTTTTTGCATTATTTGGCAGCACTATAATCAAGCTTTTAACTAATGTACCAGAAGTAATACAAGAGGCTACTCACTATTTACCTTGGGTAATTGTATTGCCTATTTTAGCGATGAGCTGCTTTTTGTTTGACGGCGTATTTGTAGGCTTAACACGAGCTAAAAATATGCGTAACAGTATGATACTTTCTGCTGGAGTAGGTTTTTTTGGTGTGTTTTGGGTATTTATTGATTGGCAAAACAATGGACTATGGCTTGCAATGAGCTGCTTTATGTTAATGCGTGGAGTTACATTAATTATTAAGTATCAGCGCTTAAAAGCAAATAATCAACTGTTGGATTAAGCTTACTTCCACAGGTCAGGGTCGTGATTTTTAGGCCCCATATCTTTTAAAACCTGAGAAAAGCGATTGGCAAAAATACCGCTATAGCCCCAAGCAGCAAAGAAAAGTGCAGGGGTTAAAATAACAATGCCGATAATTTGTAAACTGAAGTGGGTATAGTACCCAATAGATATGAAAATCACGGCTAGCACAAACAGTACTAAGCCGCGAAAAAAGCGCTTTAAGCTCAGCTTAGGATTGCTTCCTAAGCGATAAATAAGCTGCTTTAGCATCAATAGTGCTTAATAGTAAGAGTGATCGCCTGCTTGGTGCTCTGTAATATCGGCAACACCAGTGATTTCTTCAAACTTAGCTATCATCTCTTTTTCGATGCCTTCTTTTAGCGTTACATCGATCATAGAGCACCCATTACAACCACCTCCAAACTGAAGTACAGCAATACCTGCGGCTGTAATTTCAACAAGGCTTACTTGACCACCATGGTTAGCAAGTTGTGGGTTTACTTCTGTTTCAAGCATGTGTTGTACACGTTCGTTTAATGTAGCGTCTTCGCCAATTTTACGTGCTTTAGCATTAGGTGCTTTTAGCGTTAATTGAGTGCCCATTTTGTCGGTAACAAAATCAATTTCAGCTTCTTCTAAAAAAGGTGCACTTTCTGTATCTACAACGGCATCAAAACCATTAAAGTTTAAGCGAATGTCACTGTCTTCAACAGCGTCTTCTGGACAATAAGAAACACCACACTCCGCTTGTGATGTACCAGGGTTTACAACAAACACACGAATATTGGTTTGCTGTGATTGATCTGCTAAAAGTTTAGCAAAATGCGCTTGTGCTGTTTCGGAAATAGAAATCATAAAACCGTCTATACTTGACTAAATTACTCGGATACTGCATATCATACTCCGCTCATCGTGTTGCGGCTAGTGTTGAGCGTAAAAAGTTGGCATCTATTTTAAGCAATGCTAGCGTGCAAATAACAAACATTTTTAGAGTGATTTATATGCGGTGGATAATAACAATAATGGTGGCAATGCTTAGCTTTTCAAGTATGGCAAAACCACTTTCGTACTATTTTGAACAAGATGTAAAATTTGACCCAGCAATTCCTACGCCTGAACAAGTGCTTGGTTATGAAGTTGGGCAGTGGCATGTAAGGCACGACCAACTCGTGCGTTATATGGAAATACTTGCTGATAAAAGCGATAGAATAAATTTTGAAGTTATTGGCCGTACACATGAGCAGCGCCCGCTAGTTATGCTAACCATTACTGCCGCTGATAAGCTCACAAAAATAGAGCAAATTCGTCAAGATCATTTAGCACGCCTAGATAATAAAACAAGCAACAAAACAAATTCACAAGTGCCACCTAGCGTTGTATGGATGGGCTACAGTGTGCATGGTAACGAGTCATCTGGTAGTAATTCAGCTTTGCTGGTGGCTTATTATTTAGCAGCCGCACAAGGTGCTGAAATAGAAGAGTTACTAAACAGTACCGTTATTTTACTCGACCCTTCGCTTAACCCCGACGGCTTAGCTCGTTTTGCTAATTGGGCAAACAGCAACCGAGGTATGAACTTATCGAGCGATCCTAAAACCCGTGAACATGTTGAAGGTTGGCCTAGTAGCCGCACTAATCATTACTGGTTTGATTTAAACCGCGATTGGCTATTACTACAGCACCCAGAATCACGTGCGCGTATTGCAAAGTTTCATACTTGGAAGCCTAATATTTTAACCGATTTTCATGAAATGGGGCCTAACAGTAGCTACTTTTTTCAGCCGGGTATTCCTAGTCGTAAGCACCCAATAACACCGGATGAAAATGTTAGTTTAACTAAAGCCATCGCAAACTATCATGCAAAAACACTTGATGAAAATAACGCACTTTATTTTACAGAAGAAAGCTTTGACGATTTTTATTACGGAAAAGGTTCAACCTACCCCGATGTAAACGGCGGTGTAGGTATTTTATTTGAACAAGCCAGCTCGCGCGGGCATGTACAAGAAACCATAAACGGTACGCTTACTTTTCCTTTTACTATTAAAAATCAGCTTTTAACGAGTCTATCGACCTTTAAAGCAGCTGTAGATAACCGCGTGGCATTACTTGAGTACCAAGCTCAGTTTTATAATCAAGCAATTGATTTAGCAAAAGAAGAGAGCTTTGAAGGCTACGTAGTTGAAGGTGAAAAAGACAACACCCGCATTAAGCACTTTTTAGGGCTGTTAAAGCAGCACCAAATAGATGCGTTTGCACTAACAAAACCACTTAAAGCCAAAGGTAAAAATTTTACCACTAATAGCTATTTTATACCTTTAGCTCAACCACAATATCGTTTAATAAAAGCTATTTTTAGCGAGCAAAAAAACTTTGCCGACAATACATTTTACGATGTGTCTGGGTGGACGCTTGCTCATGCATTTAATTTACCGTTTGCTGAAGTAAAAAGTAGCTGGGGCTTAAAAATTGCCAATACAGCATGGAAAAAAGCAGTTAAACCTTCTTTTGCTGCACTAAAACAAGGCTATGCGTTTGGTTTTTCGTGGGATGACTACCTAGCGCCAAAAATGCTAAATAGTCTTTTAAAGCAAGGCATAAAAGCGCGTGTTGCATTAAGCCCATTAAAAGCTAAAACACCTTCAGGCGAAGTGAAATTTGATTCGGGCAGTATTATTGTACCAGCAGGGCTGCAAACAAATAAAGACTGGGTTAGCCTGTTAAACAATGCACAAAATGAGTTTGGCATCGCTATTAAACCTATTACTTCAGGCCTTACAAGCGAAGGCGCAGATTTAGGCTCTCGTACAATGGCAGTAGTGAACGAGCCAAAAGTGTTGTTAATAGGCGGAAAAGGCATAAGCCAATACGAAGCGGGAGAAGTATGGTATTACCTAGACCGTTTTGTAGGTGTGGCGCCAACTATAGTAGAAATGCAGCGTTTAAGTACTGTTGAGCTCAGTAATTACAGCCATATAGTATTGGCTCATGGTAACTACAGCAGTCTCTCAGATGCCGAAAAAGTAGCTATAAAAACATGGGTAAGAAAAGGCGGTGTTATTTGGGGCCACAAAGGTGGCGCAAAATTTTTAGCTGATCAGCAATTATTAAAAGCCAGCTACTTATCGCGTCAAGATGTAGCAAGTGCGTTTAATACGCAAGGGTTAAACTACGCAGATAAAGATCACCTCGCTGGGCGTCAACGTATTGCGGGAGCTATTTTTAATACAAATGCTGATTTAACACACCCACTTACTTTTTCGCTCAAGCGCGAAACACTGCCTGTATTTAAAAATAGCACTTGGTTGCTCGAAGCTTCACAGGCGCCATTTGTAAATATACTCACCTATACCAAAAAGCCTTTACTAGCTGGTTTTACCGATGCTGTAAATGTAGAGCAAGTTGCAGGTGGTGCAGGGCTAATAGCACATTCATACGGGCGCGGTACTGTTATTGGCATGACCGATGACCCTGTGTTTAGAGGGTACTGGTATGGTACAAGCCGCTTACTTAGTAACGCTTTGTTTTTTGGTCATACCTTTAGAGTTAATGGCGGCTAATACTATTTATATTTAAAACAGGCTGTTAAGGCCTGTTTTAAGCCACAGAGTTTTATACATTTGTGGTTAGTTTTAAATATGACATTTCTATGAATTTACAATACAGATGCATTTTAGTCCGTCATTTTAATTTACTATTTACCCTCTTTTAAAAAGCATTATCGCTATAGGTTTAATTATGGTTTCCAGAAGACAGTTTCTTTTAAGTGCAGGTACGCTTGCATTTATCGGCCTTTCTAAAAGCGCATTTGGTAAAGTTACTTTAGCTAACTTAGTAGATAGCGTATATGCATACGGTGGTTTAATTCCTGATACAAAAAAACTACTCGATTTACCTGCTGGTTTTAGCTACAAGGTTATTTCTCAATTGGGCGATACTATGGATGATGGCTTAAATGTACCAGATAAGGCCGATGGCATGGGCTGTATAGCACTTGACGATGACACTGTAGCGTTAGTTCGTAACCACGAACTTTCCCCTAAAAATATTAAGCACGCAGCCACTAGTATTCAATCGCATAAAACACCGTTAGCGTATGATGAATTTGAAGATGGCGTGGCGTTACCTGGCGGCACAAGCCATATAATTTACAATATTAAAGAGCACAAAAAAGAGCAAGAATACTTATCCTTATGTGGAACAATACGCAATTGCTCTGGTGGTATTACTCCATGGGGGAGTTGGCTTACTTGTGAAGAAACAGTCGCTAGTCAGGCCGATGGATTAGGCAAATCTCACGGTTATATATTTGAAGTACCTGCTACGGCAAAAGGTTTGGTAAAACCAGAACCACTTGTTGCAATGGGCCGATTTAATCATGAAGCCGCTGCAATCGAACCACGTACAGGCATTGTTTATCTTACTGAGGATAGGGGGGATAGTTTATTTTATCGTTTTATTCCTAATGAATATGGCAAACTTAATAAAGGTGGCCAGTTGCAGGCTATGGTTATTAAAAAACACGCTCAATTTGATACCCGAAATTGGAGTGAAACTGCAATGCTTAAACACACACAAATGGAAGTTGAGTGGATTGATTTAGATGATCCACAGAGCCCAAAAGATGATTTAAGAATAAGAGGTCATAAACAAGGGGCGGCACTGTTTGCCCGTGGAGAAGGTATACACTGGGGCAATAACGAGCTTTATTTTTGTTGCACTAACGGCGGTAAAAAGCAGCTTGGCCAAGTAATGAAATATCAGCCATCGGAATTTGAAGGCGCTAATAATGAAAGTTCTTCACCAGGTAAAATAGAATTATTTGTAGAAAGCGAAGACGAGTCATTATTTAACTTTGGTGATAACCTAACTGTTGCACCTAATGGACACCTTATTGTTTGTGAAGACCAATATACAGATATAGTAGATAACCATTTACGCGGTGTTACACCCACCGGAGAGGTGTATACGTTTGCGCGTTTAGCTGAGCAAACAGAACTTGCCGGCGCTTGTTTTTCACCCGACGGAACTACTTTATTTGTAAATGTATACTCACCAACTAAAACGCTCGCCATTACTGGGCCTTGGGCTAGCTTTAAAGCATAGCTATACAACCTGTTAAGTGCCTATATTTATAATGCTTAACAGGTTTATTGTGCGTATAAATAATAAATTATTCTATCGACACACCTTATAGTAACGTTATAGTATATCCATTATGCAAGCATCTGTTTTACATTCACTTAGAAACCACAAAGCACTATTAAACTACAGTGCGGTGTTTTTTTTGTTGTTCAGTGTTTTTTCTGTATGGCACGATACTGCACATGCCTTAAAAACTGAGCAAGAATGTGAGCTGTGCTTAAGCTCCCTTGATTTAGAACATTCTATACCTGCCAAAGTAAGCCTGTTTGCGCTAAGCACAGATAATTTTTCTGCAATACAATTTAGTAGTCAGCACTTTTACAGTGAATTTGTGGCTATTGCAGGAAACAGAGACCCTCCAACTGTTATCTTAAATTAACCAGATCTCTATTTAAGCGACTTCTAACCAATTAAAGTAGTGTTGATATTTAAATTATTTTGCTAGCGAGGGCTTTTCAGTGCGCAAAATAAATTTATGATTCAGAGATCTGGTTAAGTTCATCAGTTAAAACATCCTTAGCACTCTTAATAATAACGAGTGTGTTTTATTGTGTACTTTAGAGATAACAAAATGAAAAGTAACTATTCACCTTTAGTAATCGCTTTATTAGCAGCAATGAGTAGCACGGCGTATGCCGATGAAAAAAACCCTCAAAAAGACGAAACAGACATTGAAAGAGTCTTAATTACAGCGTCGCCAATAAAGCGTACAGTGCTTGAGTCAAGCACTCCTGTAACAATTTTAAGCGGCGAAGAGTTAGATCAAAATCAAGCTGCAACCTTAGGCGATACGTTAAAAAGTGTACCCGGGGTACACAGCTCTTATTACGGACCTGTGGCAAGTAGCCCTATTATTAGAGGCTTAGATGGACCAAGAATTAAAGTGGTTCAAAATGGTTTAGGTGCATCAGATGCATCGCGTGTAGGGCCAGATCATCAGGTTTCAACCGAAACATCTACAGCCACCCAAATTGAGGTTTTAAGAGGCCCAGCTACGCTTTTATACGGCAGTGGTGCTATTGGCGGAGTAGTAAATGTGGTTGATAACCGCTTACCCACGCAAAGGCAAGAAGGCGTAAGTGGTGAAGTATTTGCGCAGTACGATAATGTTGCAGATGCTAAAACTCTTTCAACAGATTTAAACGCAGGTTCCGGTGATTTTGCTTTTCATATTGATGGATATACCCGTAAAACCGATGATTACAAAATCCCTGTGCCAGCAGATATTGATGAAGACGGTGGCAGTACTACACTTACAAACTCAGATATTGATGCAAGTGGCTATAACCTAGGCGCAGGCTGGATAACTGACGATATGCGCGTTGCTTTTTCGTATGGGCATATGGACTCTGACTATGGCTTACCGGGTGAAGAGGGCGTATTTATAAAGCTTAACCAAGATCGCTATCAAGGCGTAGTGGATTGGAATAATTTAGATGGCTTTATACAAGCAGTGCATTGGCAAAACGCTTATACCGATTATGAGCACTCTGAAATTGAAGGGGCTGAAATTGGCACAACTTTTAAAAACGAAAGTATAGAGTCAAGGTTGTGGGCTGAGCATGCACCTGTTTATGGCTGGAAAGGGATTGTGGGCTTACATTATAACCATAGCGATTTTGAAGCGATTGGTGAAGAAGCATTTACGCCTCCAACCAAAACAGACAGCATTGCTGCATTTTTAATGGAAGAGAAAAAAGTAGGCTCGCTATTGTGGCAAGTAGGTACTCGTGTTGAGCAGTCAACACATGATGTAGACAATGACTTTTTTACAGCCCTTAGTTCGTCTAACTCAGTTTCGTTTGACGATAAAGATTATGACGCGGTTTCAGGTTCTGCTGGTGTTGTATGGAGTATCAATGATAGACACTCATTAGCTTTTAATTACGCATATTCACAGCGTGCACCTTCAGCTTCAGAAATATATGCATATGGGCCTCATATTGGCTCTGGTACTTACGAAGTTGGCGGTGGATTTGAGCTTAGTAACAACGCCGGTCAATATAGTGTTGTTCAATCTAATGAAAGTATGGATAAAGAGGTTTCAAATAATTTAGACCTTACATATAGATATACCGGTGATACATGGAACGCTAACGTTAGCATCTTTAATAATGATATTAGTGACTATGTTTTTGAAAGTTTCACAGATTTAGTTATCAGTGATGGTGCTTTTATTTCCTCAGCCGATTACGAAAACCAAGTGGCTGTTTCAGGTGAACCTGACGACGAAGCTGATGGCTTGCCTGTCGTGTTGTTTGCACAGCAAGACGCTCGTTTATATGGATATGAAGCGCAGGTAGATTGGCATTTAAACGATGATTGGCGCTTAGAAGTGTTTACCGATTATACGCGCGCTAAATTAGACTCAGGCGGTAATGTACCAAGAATACCACCAATGAGAGTGGGCTCGTCAGTACATTATGAATATGGAAATTGGCACACCGAAGTCGAAGTCATTCGTAACGCTAAACAAGACAAAATAGCGGATAACGAAACTTCAACAAAAGGTTATACCATGCTATCGGCCTCAGCTAATTATTATCTAGATTTAGGCGATGTAGATATGACCATTTATATAAAAGGCGATAACTTAACTGATCAAGAAGGGCGTGTGCATTCATCGTACTTAAAAGACGAAGCCCCTTTACCAGGACGCTCAGTTAGTTTAGGCGTAAGAGCTCGTTTTTAATTGAAATAATTAAAGCGGCGTTAAACATGTGGTAAATGCCCACACATGTTTAGCGCCCGCTTGTTTTAAAGCCTGTGTAGCAGCATTAAGTGTAGCGCCTGTTGTCATAACATCATCAATAATAGCAATTGTTTTACCGCCCATATCTTGTGTACAAACAAAGGCATTTTTTAAATTTTTAACTCGCTTAGCTTTTGAAAGTTCAGATTGCGCTTGCGTTTTTTTATTGCGAATAAGGCTGTTATTTAGAGGTGCAACTTTAATCAATAAAGGTTGCCACACTTGGCTTACTTGATTAAAACCACGAGTAACAAATCGACTTTTATGTAACGGTAAAATAATAAAGAAATCTGGCAGAGTAGGGCTTTGCTCAAAAAACTGCTTGAGCTGCTTTTCGATGATTTGTTGTAATGCCTTTTTATAATGAATTTGGTTATTAAATTTTAGCCGTTTAAGCCAGTGTTCAAAAGGTGTTTGATAAAACGCACAAGCAAATAAAATATCAAACTCACAATTAGGAAACATTTCAACAATATCAGGTCGATGCAGTAAGTTTTTATGAGCTGTAAAATCAAATAATGGCAAGTCTTCAAGGCAAAAACTACATAACCCTAAATTAGCAGTAATAGGGCTTTGACATTGCACGCAGTATGAAGGAAATAACCAATTTAAAACCGTCTGTTTCATTGATACAACCTTCGCATTGCAATCGCCTTTTTAAACGCTATGATGAGCCTAAGTTTGGTAAAGGTTTGGTAAATATGCAAAATGAGTTAGTGCTATTGCACGGATGGGGAATGAACCAAGGCGTTTGGCAATTAATAAAGCCTGAGCTAGAGTTTTTATATTCAGCAAATGTACGTAGTCTTGATTTACCTGGATTTGGTAATAGTTCTGTTTGCCCAACGCCCTATACTTTACATGATGCGGCAGCGCTTTTAAGTGAGCAGCTAAAGCCACATTCTATTTTAATGGGCTGGTCGTTAGGTGGCTTATTTGCTCTTTATATTGCTAAGCATTGGCCAGAAAAAGTATCAAAAGTAATTTTAATTGCCTCAACCCCTTTTTTTGCTGAGTCAGATAATTGGCCGGGAATAAAAG harbors:
- a CDS encoding CheR family methyltransferase, producing MKEFLFTERDFKEIAALVYNACGIVLGEHKREMVYSRIARRIRERKLTDFSTYLAYLNSHKDQEFDAFINALTTNLTSFFRESHHFDYLKKQLVPALLVQNKNSRRVRIWSAGCSTGEEPYSLAMALHELFPSNWDVKILATDLDSNVLKKAHTGVYSAANVNGLDDALLKRWFLKSKDGESYKVKPKLQQLISFKRLNLLQNWPMKGPFDLILCRNVVIYFDKDTKDLLFKRYAKILAPHGHLFLGHSETMGKEHTEFKNLGKTMYQKAADARTV
- the cheD gene encoding chemoreceptor glutamine deamidase CheD, with the protein product MHAQFKGVLPGFEHIKRYWDSGRESVVAKILPGEFYVSKNNELISTVLGSCIAACVYDEKLGIGGVNHFMLPVKKGEHVEGAHSLSGRYGNWAMEYLINEVLKNGGSRKNLKIKLFGGGRIISAMTDIGLGNISFANAYIKEEALNLVAHDMGGPWPRKIFFHPHTGKVHVKKLKNLHNNTIEKREVKYLQNLQQQDKKTDIELF
- a CDS encoding protein-glutamate methylesterase/protein-glutamine glutaminase, producing the protein MIKVLIIDDSPLIRQLLTEILGQANDIKVVGCAEDPYEAREMIKKLNPDVLTLDVEMPKMDGISFLKNLMRLRPMPVVMISTLTKKGSPITLEALELGAVDFIAKPTVNVKEHMSHYSALVQQKVRVAAGARVRGFKKPISNEPIAANTQFLLNKVIAIGASTGGTEAIKEVLIKMPKNCPPIVITQHIPPGFSASFAQRMDRTCTINVKEAEQGDKLTAGNAYIAPGGLHLSIVKRGVGLYCQLDDNEPVNRHKPAVDVLFNSLIQTGAKNVVAAILTGMGSDGAQGLLGLKQSGAYTMAQDEYSSVVWGMPKAAIDIGAENEVVALDKVTQRLLSQAIKV
- a CDS encoding polysaccharide deacetylase family protein, with the protein product MYKKLFHLVLFILISVSVRAQAAVILQYHHVSETLPAVTSVSANTFTKHLSYLKEHDFKVIALNELISALEQSETLPDKTVAITFDDGYNNNYEQAAPILEKFGYPYTIFVNPKLIDEGMSYVMGWDKLKELAKKGALIANHSGQHDYLHRKLENETNAQWRSRIKKDILDSQKRIKEETGQDYKYLAYPYGEFNNELQALVTELGFIGIGQHSGAVNKDSNFSRLPRFPASGFYSKLETLITKLNSRAFNITKLTYKDSVTEQNPPMLTVTFNMGDFHKSQFACYVSSVGQADLNWISESTVEITSPKVLNKGRSRFNCTAPSISNPGSYFWFSQPWVIENAKP
- a CDS encoding MATE family efflux transporter; translated protein: MKQFLIHNKAHHKSLLLLAGPMILSNITVPLLGIVDTAVIGHLGSAHYLAGIALGSAVISILFWLAGFLRMSTTGLVAQAYGKNDLTQLAALLKRSLLLASAVAVLLIVLSPLIKHAIAYLSAAHNDVLIQAYQYFSIRIFSAPAALCNLVLLGWMLGVHYGRGPFYLLLVTNITNIVLDIYFVVYLDWAVAGAAWASLIADYTALAFALILVVKLAKKQGIELSTPHWLSISKMAELLSLNRDIFIRSLILQVCFSFMTFYAARIGETTLAANAVLLNFLMLVSFALDGIAYAAEAKVGQAKGQQSVKKIRMWVKISVFWGMLFGILYSAFFALFGSTIIKLLTNVPEVIQEATHYLPWVIVLPILAMSCFLFDGVFVGLTRAKNMRNSMILSAGVGFFGVFWVFIDWQNNGLWLAMSCFMLMRGVTLIIKYQRLKANNQLLD
- the nfuA gene encoding Fe-S biogenesis protein NfuA; this translates as MISISETAQAHFAKLLADQSQQTNIRVFVVNPGTSQAECGVSYCPEDAVEDSDIRLNFNGFDAVVDTESAPFLEEAEIDFVTDKMGTQLTLKAPNAKARKIGEDATLNERVQHMLETEVNPQLANHGGQVSLVEITAAGIAVLQFGGGCNGCSMIDVTLKEGIEKEMIAKFEEITGVADITEHQAGDHSYY